Proteins from a genomic interval of Zingiber officinale cultivar Zhangliang chromosome 2A, Zo_v1.1, whole genome shotgun sequence:
- the LOC122041917 gene encoding uncharacterized protein At5g01610-like, with product MAIALRFLSVATFLFLLISSAAASSEVHDLLEKFGLPKGLLPHLADNYSLADDGSFEVRLEKPCYVQFTDLVSYAETITGHISYGTISEIQGIQVKKFFAWFSVTNIRAVEESNSIEFNAGFLSEKLPWKVFENVPNCRNKGLQKASPI from the coding sequence ATGGCGATCGCCCTCCGCTTCCTCTCCGTCGCTACCTTCCTCTTCCTGCTGATCTCCTCGGCCGCTGCGTCCTCGGAAGTTCACGATCTCCTCGAGAAGTTCGGCCTCCCCAAGGGCCTCCTTCCCCATTTGGCCGATAACTACTCCCTCGCCGACGACGGCTCCTTCGAGGTCCGGCTCGAGAAGCCATGCTATGTCCAGTTCACCGACCTCGTCTCCTACGCAGAGACTATTACCGGGCATATCTCGTACGGCACCATCTCCGAGATCCAAGGCATCCAGGTCAAGAAGTTCTTCGCCTGGTTCTCCGTCACCAACATCAGGGCCGTCGAGGAGTCTAATTCCATCGAGTTCAACGCGGGCTTCCTCAGCGAGAAACTCCCGTGGAAGGTGTTCGAGAACGTCCCCAATTGCCGGAACAAGGGGTTGCAGAAGGCCTCTCCTATCTAA